From Planctomycetota bacterium:
GACAAGGCGATCGACGTGATCGACGAGGCGGGTGCCCGCGTCCGTTTGCGCTCGATGACCAAGCCGCCCGACCTCAAGGAGATCGACGACCAGGTCGAGAAGCTGAACAAGGAAAAAGAAGAAGCGGTCGCCAACCAGGACTTCGAAAAGGCGGCCGGCCTGCGCGATCAGGCCGACAAGCTCAAGAAGAAAAAGCAGCAGATCATGCGCGACTGGCGCGACAAATCTCGCGAAGCCGACGGCGTGGTCGACGACGAGGTGATCGCCGAGGTCATCTCGAAGATGACCGGCATTCCGCTTACTCGGATGACCGCCGAAGACAGCGCGCGGCTGATCGAAATGGAAGCCGACCTGCACAAGAAGGTCATCAGCCAGGACGAAGCGGTGAAGTCGATCGCCAAGGCCGTTCGCCGCAGCCGCAGCGGGCTGAAGGATCCCAAGCGGCCGATTGGCTGCTTTGTGTTCGCCGGTCCCACGGGCGTCGGCAAGACGCACCTGGCCAAGGCGTTGGCCGAGTTTATGTTTGGCGATCCCGATTCGCTCATTCAGATCGACATGAGCGAGTACATGGAGAAGCATAACGTCAGCCGGCTAATCGGCGCTCCGCCGGGCTACGTCGGCTTCGAGGAAGGTGGTCAGCTCACCGAGAAAATTCGCCGCCGGCCCTACGCCGTGGTCCTGCTCGACGAAATCGAGAAGGCCCATCCGGACGTGTTCAATATGTTGTTGCAAGTGATGGAAGAAGGGCGATTGACCGACAGCTTTGGTCGCAACGTCGACTTCCGCAACACCATCCTGATCATGACCACCAACGCCGGCGCCGAAGCGATCAAGAACGAAAGCGGCTTCGGCTTCCAAAAGCCAGACGACGACGCTTCGTACGACAGCATGAAGTCGCGGGTGATGGAGCGGATCGAACGCGTGTTCCGCCCCGAGTTCATCAACCGCTGCGACGACATCATCGTCTTCCGTCACCTGACGGTTGACGACTTGAAGAAGGTGGTCGATCTGGAACTGAGCAAGGTCCGCGGCCGCCTTCTGGAAAAGGGTCTGAAGCTCGTGCTGACCGACGACGCCAAGACGTTCATCATCAGCAAGGGCTCCGACACCGATTTCGGCGCTCGTCCGCTACGCCGCGCGATCGAGAACCTGGTCGAGAACCCGCTCAGCGAGGAATTGCTGAAGGGCGAGTTCCAAGGCAAGGACACGATCCTGGTCGATGGCATCAAGAACGAGAAGGGGAAGGTCAAGCAGTTGAAGTTCGAAGGCGTGGTCGGCGAGCCCGAGCCCGCCGCCGTGGCTGCTGCCACCCCCAGCGAGCAATCGCCCCCGGCCGAAGGTTAAGCCTTCGCTGGGTTAATTCCTGAAACGAAAACGGCTCGCGATCAAAAGTCGCAAGCCGTTTTTCTTTGCGCTCGGTAGTAGACTTCGGGGACCACGGGCTTGTCTGAGCTACTTCCGCGGCGTTTCGTATTGGCTCCGCGAGTCGACGAATTCGTCGAAGCCCATCCACAGACTGCGGGCATAGCGAAAGAACCAGAGCGGAAACAACACGCAGAACGCCGTCAGCGACCAGAGCAAGCGTTGCGGATGGACGTCGAAGCCCAAAAAACCAATAAAGTAGGCGATCGTCACAAGCAGGGCGGTCAGCCCGTAGTTGAAATAAATCGAGCCCAGAAAGAACCCCGGCTCGCGCTGGAACTTCAGGTCGCAGTGGTCGCAGCGCTCGTGCATCTTGAGCCAGCCGCTGAACAGCTTGCCGACGCCACAGCGCGGGCAGCGCAGCCGGACGGCCCGCCCCAAGAGCGTCAGGAACCGGCTCAGCGAACGGGTTTCAGCGGCCACAGCGTTGCCTATGGAGTTGTTCGGCATCTCGACGATCGATACCCTCACAGGATACCATGAATTGCATCGCGCCGCCCTCTCCAGCAGTGATCGCACGGTCACCATGCCGTGTCGTTTCGGACGTAGGATTAAGGGGAGGGGGCGGCGTACGTTTTGACGCG
This genomic window contains:
- a CDS encoding ATP-dependent Clp protease ATP-binding subunit, with translation DKAIDVIDEAGARVRLRSMTKPPDLKEIDDQVEKLNKEKEEAVANQDFEKAAGLRDQADKLKKKKQQIMRDWRDKSREADGVVDDEVIAEVISKMTGIPLTRMTAEDSARLIEMEADLHKKVISQDEAVKSIAKAVRRSRSGLKDPKRPIGCFVFAGPTGVGKTHLAKALAEFMFGDPDSLIQIDMSEYMEKHNVSRLIGAPPGYVGFEEGGQLTEKIRRRPYAVVLLDEIEKAHPDVFNMLLQVMEEGRLTDSFGRNVDFRNTILIMTTNAGAEAIKNESGFGFQKPDDDASYDSMKSRVMERIERVFRPEFINRCDDIIVFRHLTVDDLKKVVDLELSKVRGRLLEKGLKLVLTDDAKTFIISKGSDTDFGARPLRRAIENLVENPLSEELLKGEFQGKDTILVDGIKNEKGKVKQLKFEGVVGEPEPAAVAAATPSEQSPPAEG
- a CDS encoding DUF983 domain-containing protein codes for the protein MAAETRSLSRFLTLLGRAVRLRCPRCGVGKLFSGWLKMHERCDHCDLKFQREPGFFLGSIYFNYGLTALLVTIAYFIGFLGFDVHPQRLLWSLTAFCVLFPLWFFRYARSLWMGFDEFVDSRSQYETPRK